One part of the Parasphingorhabdus sp. SCSIO 66989 genome encodes these proteins:
- a CDS encoding DUF2163 domain-containing protein yields the protein MSWFSQALETVAIVWRLERHDGVALGFVGHDRDIWRQGFRYRAVPGIQPSAIMLEDGLRPDTMDMQGVIAHDAISEADLEAGRWNGARVAIGFADWADADRTPDWLVHGEIGEISRRSGAFTAEVQSGKAALEAAPCPRTSPSCRADFGGHGCGLSRQRFRIEAELLSVDADGALVFDAISEADAPHYLFGHIRWLSGNCRGSTFAIGAVQQRRLIPSDIHSCVPQPGDRAMLTMGCDKQFVTCRDRFNNSANFRGEPHLPGNDLLTRYSYG from the coding sequence ATGAGCTGGTTTAGTCAGGCGCTGGAAACGGTCGCCATTGTCTGGCGGCTGGAGCGACACGATGGTGTTGCGCTCGGCTTTGTTGGCCATGATCGCGATATCTGGCGGCAGGGCTTTCGCTATCGCGCGGTGCCGGGCATTCAACCCTCGGCGATTATGCTGGAAGACGGTTTGCGGCCCGACACCATGGATATGCAGGGCGTGATTGCGCATGATGCGATCAGCGAGGCCGATCTCGAGGCCGGGCGTTGGAATGGTGCGCGGGTCGCTATAGGCTTCGCGGATTGGGCCGATGCGGATCGTACCCCGGACTGGCTGGTCCATGGCGAAATCGGCGAAATCAGCCGCCGCTCCGGCGCGTTCACAGCCGAAGTGCAAAGCGGCAAAGCGGCGCTCGAAGCGGCTCCCTGCCCGCGCACATCGCCGAGCTGCCGCGCCGATTTTGGCGGCCATGGCTGCGGCCTGTCGCGCCAGCGTTTTCGTATCGAGGCAGAGCTGCTGAGCGTGGATGCTGATGGCGCACTGGTTTTTGATGCCATAAGTGAAGCAGATGCGCCCCATTATCTGTTCGGCCATATTCGCTGGTTAAGCGGCAACTGTCGCGGATCAACATTCGCCATTGGCGCTGTGCAGCAAAGAAGGCTGATCCCCAGCGATATCCATAGCTGCGTGCCACAGCCGGGTGATCGCGCGATGCTCACCATGGGCTGTGACAAGCAGTTCGTCACCTGCCGCGACCGTTTTAACAACAGCGCCAATTTCCGAGGCGAACCGCATCTACCCGGCAATGACCTGCTGACCCGCTATTCCTATGGATAG